Within the Zea mays cultivar B73 chromosome 10, Zm-B73-REFERENCE-NAM-5.0, whole genome shotgun sequence genome, the region cacattcgctaaaaccaaagcgactcaaaaccttttccacataatggaattgcacaagtgtgatcccaccaatgccttctctcagtagcttaatgttaagaataacatcagcttctcccaaatctttcatttcaaaattattagacagaaagtcttttgtctctttaatcacatcaagactcgtccccaagattagaatgtcatcaacatataggcataaaattactccctcgcccccaccataccgatagtatacacacttgtctgcttcgttcacaacaaaaccggcagatgtcaaagttttatcgaacttttcatgccattgcttaggtgcttgttttaggccatataaggatttcaataatttacacaccatgccttcttgaccgtttgctacaaacccagctggctgctccatgtaaatttcctcatctagctctccatttaggaatgctgtcttaacatccatttgatggacgagtagaccatgagaggcagccaaagaaagtagcacacgaattgtggtcaatcgagccacaggtgaataagtatcaaagaaatcctcaccttccttctgtgaatagcctttaattacaagcctcgccttgtacctttcaatagtaccatcaggcctaagttttttcttgaacacccatttacttccaatgggcttacacccataaggacgctcaactacctcccaagttgcattagacataatagaatccatctcactccttattgcttccttccaaaagtcagcatcaggagaggaatatgcctcttcaatggtacttggtgtgtcatccacaagatatacaatgtaatcatcaccaaaggactttgcaatccttggtctcttactctttcgagttgatacattgtcattttccacatgattatgtatatgggattcctcagtgtgttctaccggaataaaatgctcatggggtatcgttggttcatcattagacgtatcatgtgtagctttcatgggaaattcgtcctcaaaaaacgtagcatctctggactccataattgtaccaaccaacatgtccggtactccagagtttataattaaaaacctatatccaatgctgtggaaagcatacccaaggaaaacacaatcaacagttttcggtcctaatttgcgcttcttgttaattggcacattcactttagccaaacaaccccaggtgcgcaaataggagatatttaatttcttcttttcccattcctcgaatggtgtgatttctttgttctttgtgggaactttattcaggacatgacacgccgtcaagatcgcctcaccccaccattccttagatagccctgaagtctctaacatggcgttaaccaaatcagttagagtacggttctttctttcagcaaccccattggattgtggtgagtatggcggtgtcctctcatgaataataccatgttccacacaaaaatcagaaaaatcacccgaaaaatattctccaccacgatcagaccttaaccgtttaattttcctctcgagttgattttcaacttcagctttgtaggtcttaaaataatgcaaagcttcatcttttgattttaagagatacacataacaaaatctagtagagtcatcgataaaagtaataaaatatcgcttgcctcctttagtcaatattccgttcatctcacataaatcggaatgtattaagtctagtggtgccaaattcctcgcctccgcagccttgtgaggcttgcgaggttgcttagattgcacgcacacctggcacttagaacctttgactaaatcaaatttcgggattaaatttaaatctgctaaccgcgagacacaaccaaaattgatatgacaaagtcgtgaatgccaaatatacgactcattcgaaacaacattgttcacagacttattacacgcatcatgcaaagataagcggaacaagcctccgctgtcatagctttttccaacaaacgttccatacttagacagtatacatttattagactcaaagacaattttgtagccatctcgacacaattgagagccactaactagattctttttgatggaggggacatgctgcacgttcttcaatagcaccgtctttcccgaagtaaacttcagaatgactgtaccaacaccaagaacacacgcatgtgatccgttccccatcagcaaggctccagtccctttgcactgataagaagaaaataaagaaatatcagcacacacatgaatattagcaccggtatcagcccaccactcaggggattgacacactgaaagaacagtaggtaaaagattaccataccccgatgttccttctgcagtctcgctaacaaccatgtttactgttttcttctcttgagctggttttttctcttgcttaaatttgcggtctggacaagcgcttgcccaatgatcagtactcccgcaaacaaagcaaccagctcctttgttcttctttttgaacgaggctgcctgcttgggcttcgtggcattctgttgcttgttcttctttttattattatgtgatgcattggagttcttcttttgtaccatattggcactagaagtctcaactccttttccacgagtgtcttttgctctcgccctctcctgaacatcaagagaaccaataagctcagccacgctaaactcttgtctcttatgttttagagtggtagcaaagtctgtccaagaaggtggcagtttagcgataataccgccggccacgaacttgtcaggcaagacacatgggaattgttcgagttctttagccagtgcctgtatttcatgagcctgttcaactacaggacggttttccaccatcttatagtcaaatagctgctccatgatgtacaactcgctaccagcatcagaaacaccaaacttctcatctaatgcatcccataactcttttgcagatgtgcacgttagataagaatcaacatacttgttggcaagagcgccaatcacggcgcctcgaaacaggttatcggcaacgtcgaacattctctcctgttcaggagtgaactgttcgggtttcccctgtgcggcgtgatagcagttcattgcggtcaaccacagtatcatcttactacgccatctcttgtaaaatgtcccatcaaaaggttcacttggttttaacgcagcagcaaaaccactaacagaaaaatgcctaatatcagatttttggattgttagaaagttaggcattttttgttttaatttaatccagaaaaacggtacgatatatgtgatgacatgtatgtgcatgtgtgtataactactcgcataaacagtaaacagcaatgaaacatgcacaaatacgaagaacagagtgtacccagcggagggaccgatgctcaaggcatcagtggctccattcacacgagacatctcgtgtgtttgttcgatgtagccgtacgaagtcggtgcaggaagatgtacgctgtgcagtccctcgaacggtcgccgggaagaagaacagCAGCACGCGTCATCTCGGGAAGGCGACGAACAGCAAGCTGTGAACGAAGCAGCTGGACAAACAgatcacgcgagcagtcgcgaagacgctccccaaaaatctgatcgcccgcacacccgtgcaagtgtatctctgcggtcggtgatttcggaggcctgctctcccactctctctgtgctcgcagaagatgggacgggaatgtgttgtttgcaattcgcgtccctggaagagccctccctctccattcgtataggcggtcagaaggagggagaagaaaacggacagaaacggtcgcgcattagaactggaaactgacgacagtaactggcgtccgttactagccataagacaggaaacggacggttatcatgacggtcatcactccaggcaaaatgcgcaaccgtttgaaaggaatattcggaccaaggtccgatctaccacgagccacgagccacgaccacggcccggccggcggcggcggcggcgcgcgcgcgcgcgtgtggcagtccttcatccttttctcaacttctcaatagatgcaccaatggtccacctatttaagttgattgatttgtcctttgaacttccaatatggtactaaataattagtacaccatagcattaaagtggaccattagcattgactattattgaatattaatttgggccaagcccacattaatccaacaatccccaccaaatgctaagtcacacacaaaaaagctctcatcatctcaaacgtttgatatactggtgtttcgatggagactgttaagttgaacatccacctagaacttagactacacttgaccacaactgcacaatggactaggccttgaattagcagttttgcgtggaatgagtttcatctaaactctttaccagtactagattgctgaacgcatcccctctggttggagcatataagtcaaactccatagcctttcatgggtatctagaaaccacccagatctcataaactgtgactagcagttaacccatataggtatgttcctctaaagatgttctgtaggacaacatctttgcttcacaaagccacttggaacatattaaggtgtaaacaccaacctaccttacagtaaggaaagatatgcatctgaaatgagccttattaagggtctttcctctcagtctaccactagcttgtttcaccattctaattcacgggatctccgatcacatagaacaggttaccactatgataaactttaggtgggtctcatgcccatctcacttgatgcactatctatcacactacgtgatagccccttagtaaactgatctgccagatttttagacgtatggacataatccaacgctattactccggagtttctcaatttcctgacagatttcaaacgcctctttatgtgccttgtcgacttcatattatccttagaactgtttatcttaattatcacagtctgattatcacagttcatggaaatagccggcacaggtttttcaaccaccggtaaatccataaggagttcacgaagccactcagcctctTTATAGGCGGTTAGAAGGAGGGAGAAGAACAACGGACAGAAACGGTCGCACATTAGAACTGGAAACTGACGACAGTAACTggcgtccgttactagccatagccataagacaggaaacagacggttatcatgacggtcatcactccagacaaaatgcgcaaccgtttgaaaggaatattcggaccaaggtccgacgagccacggccggcggcggcggcggcgacgcgcgcgcgcgtgtggcagtccttcatccttttctcaacttctcaatagatgcaccaatggtccacctatttaagttgattgatttgtcctttgaactttcaatatggtactaaataattagtacaccatagcattaaagtgggccattagcattgactattattgaatattaatttgggccaagcccacctTAATCCAACACGGTGCAGCATCAACATGCCCACTCGAAGAACACGTTCCAGCGGATCCATGCGTCGTGTCCTCCCAGACCTGTTCCATCACGTCGCACGCACGTCTACAACAGCCACGCCGAGGCGGCGTGCGTGCGTGGGCGATGGGCGCTTGCAATGCGCACGCACGAACACTAGGGGAGGGGGCCTGCTCTGCTGCTACTCCGCCTACTCGTACTCTAGTAGTCTAGTTGTCCACCACTGATTGTCAGCCTGATGATACTCCTTGACACTGTTGACAGACGGGGTGTTCCATCCAATGTCCCGCCCCGCCTGCGCGCGCCAGGGTGCACGTTTGCGCAGTATACTAGGAGAGCATGAGCATAGGAGCGTGTACAAACACATTTAataaaagaatataaaagacTGGTTTTCATAAAAACTCATCTATATACGGGTTATCATGTATATTATCTATTAACTGTATTTATGATACATGTATTCAAAATTGTATCATGTCATACTAAACAGTATCACTTTAACGAGACATTAACGGTCTATAAAAGATGGGTAaaatgaggaggtggaggagagagaagaagagagtCAAGAAAATTTGTGTGACGGACAAGTAGGCTAGGATACCTTTAGAGTGTgggattttttttcttcttctgttttCTATGTTTTTTATGTGAAATTGAACTGGTTCACGTGAAATTATTGTACAAAATTCATAGGGCTCCTACTGTTATTTCTGGAAATTGTTTAAAAAAGAACTAAAGATTAAAAAAACACGCAGGCCCGTCCATCACTGGCTTGTCTGGATTCAGAAAGCGCAGAGCCAAGGGCTGGGTCTGGGTGGGGGGCACGGCGGCCCCTTTGAGGCAAGGGACAGCGGCCACCCCGAAACAGGAATAAAGAAATCAAATCGGCTGCCATCCCGTGCTCTTGACCAGTCCGGGTTGGGTACTTGGTGGGTGTTCCTGAACAAGACGCTTCCTTCCTTGCTTGTCCGGAGGCAGGTGAGCAGGTGGGGGCACCGCTCGCTCGCTCTCTACGTCGCTTCTGCACTCTGCACCGCAGCACAGCAGCTTTGCTTGCAGGCTGCTGCAGcaagcgagcgagcgagcgacgCGGACGGTGGACGAGCATTTACTCCTGTTTCGAAGCTTGTCTGCTGCCCCAGGCCCTCTTCCATGCAATGCAACCATCGAGCACGCTGCCGGCCTTGCTCATCTGAGACTGAGTACATCCACGGTAAAAAGAAGCCACTGTTACCGCGGTACCCTCGGAGTGCACTTGTGTTGTTTACTCCTGCCACGTTACAACTTTTACAGTACATTTACTGAGGTTTGATTTTAGTAATCACTTCATCCAAATCGAGATAAAACCAATActtatattagtactaactaactatgaggatTAAATTGGTGATGAATCAATTTATTCCATTCCAATAATCAAACAAAAATAGTAAAAAAATGATGGACTATCTcattcttcaaaccaaacaccctattacAGTTTTATTATATACCCTGTCAAGGTCAGACCGCGAAGGATTTCTCTCGTCAACCGGCAACAGCTTCTCCTGGTCCAATCCCCACTACACAATTTACTTTCCTAATAATCAAATCAGAATAAAAATAGATAACAATTATGATTTCCTTTATTAAGACGGGCCAACCAAATTTTATACCTAAAAGACGGCCCAATAATTGTGAGACGAAGGGGAGTACGATTCTAAACTTGGAATTAGTCAAACATTTATTTAATTTAACCAAGTTCGTAAAAACCATTATCAGACGCTTATTACTCTAGATaaatatactaattgaaaaatgtTATGTGATTACCTAAAGATAGTACTTATTTAATATCATAATAAATCTAAACATATCTCGTAGATTTAGTTGGACTCAAATTGTTTGACTTCTGGATAAGCAGAAACTGCATCTTTTTTTAGAGAGGGGGAGATAGAGTACTAGCTTCGAATTTGATGttctagatatatatatatataagctatacatttaggggggggggggggggggagaggaaCAAAACAACCACTTATAATATCAATACCACTTTATTTTCTTTTGAGCAATACTACAATACTGCAGATAACATATTTATTCCTCTAGCAGTATTAGTACATCGCTCAGCAAACAACAGAAGTCGGGGATCAGATCAGCGTAGGTGTAGGCTTGCTACAGCGACATGCGACAGTACGACCCGAGGAAGATGACCACttatactatagtagtagtataataaGACTCCTGCTACCCTTGTCTTTGTTTATCTTGCAGCTGCAGCTACATTATCCATCCATCCATCATCGTTTCCTTATTCTTATTTATTGTTGTTGTTATTCTTTTTCCCTGGCCACTGCCACTACTAAAGAACGTCTGCTACGAATACGAATTGCTTGAACGTTCGCCATCGTCTTGGCAGGCACCATCGCGTCCATCCATGTCCATGTCCATGTCCATGCATGCACGCACGCGCCTCCAACACATCATCAGCGGTAGCACCAGTCCTGGGGCAGAGCCAGCGCTGCGCCGgtagcctgctgctgctgctgccgctgcttcTGGGGGTGCTTTGCTGCCGGCGCCGCCTGCTCGGCCTGCTGCCGCTCCTGCTTCTTCCCCGTTGCCGGCCTGCTCCCAGTCCCAGCCCACGGCTTTGTCGCTGCCCCACCTGCGGAAACCAAACCACGTCAGGGTATCCCGTAACTGTAACCTTCATTATGGCTGCTGATTGCTGTGTGATCTCGTGATTCTCTCGGCAGTGAGCCAgtgatgctgctgctgctacaAGAAGCGTGGCTGCGGGTTAAGGAGTAGGCGGCCAGCTGGTATAGTAATATCCAAGAGATATGTGTCTCTATCAACTATCATCGCCAATCGCCATTGCAACACGGCAAAGCAGTTTCTTTTTCGTTTTTTTTAGAAATGAGATTATTTCCTGCTAATACCCTCGCCCGCGGGCCATAGCTACAGCCACGCCATGCATGCCACGCACCCGGGCCCGCCAGAGTCCAGACCCACTACTGGCATTGCCATCAGAAAGTACAGGGGGGGCCCCACGGCATGATCAGGTGCTAAACAACTTTCTCTCCCTGGCTGCAGCCAAGACAGACACAGCAGACTACGGCCAAAAGCACCATCAGTAACATCACGTACGGGTACGTACTGGTACAAGAAAACCCGGTGCGTGTCTGGCTGCTGCCGCCATTAACGCCTCACACCGCTCAAGAACGCACGCAAAATCTCGGCGCAGCACAGCACCGCAAGTCGCCAAGTATGATCGAGCATTTGCAAGAACCAAGACGTCTACCGGAGACATCCGTCCGTCCATCCCTTCCACGCGGCACAGAGCGATGGAAAACATGGATTGGCAAAGGGAATGCGAGTGCTCGCGTTACCTTTGGCGGTGGCCGGGGGAGCGGCCGCGTAGCGGTACGCCTCGATGCGCGGCAGGAACACGCCGGTGCCGCCGCGCAGGTTGGCGGGCGGCGGGACGTGGCAGGGTAGAGCAGCAGGGGGCAGCACCGGGTAGTCCAGCACGCCGCCGTGGTTCACCAGGCCGCTCCCGAcctgcgacgacgacgacgaggaagggcagcagcaggggtaaGCATCATCAGCCATCCAACACAAATGCCTAACACGAACACCAACACTCAGCACAAAAAATGAACTCCAACCCTATGTATGGCGTGTTCATGATTATTAAGCCAATGATAAGGATCATTACTTTCCAAAGGGGAAACAGGTTCGCTTTATTGCGAGAGATAGTTACCACCAGCTGTCATTTTGCAGACaatcagcggcggcggcggcggcggcgtggttCCAAAACAAAACAGAAACGGAAAAAAAACGAAACAAAAAAACACCGCCGAGCATTCTGCCAAACACGGCGCTCCACCCAGCACGAAAACAGAGAAAGAGGCAACAAAGGGGGGGAGTGGCGGCGGCGAGCGGGATCCTGGCtggtgttgtttcctcacctgccAGTGGAGCTGCGGCGGGTACGGCACGAACGGCCAAGACACGGCGCCGCCGCCATTGGTCTCGCCGCAGGACACGACGACGCTACCTTGCAGCCCGCAGACCTGCGACCAGATGTCCGTGTCAGGGCCAGGCGGCCCAGGCCGAGAAAACGCGCGGAGAACACAAGCTAGAGCACAACCACTCACTCACCTTCGCGCCGTAGCACGGGGCAACGGCCGCCGCGGCGGCGGGCGGAGCCGCGGGCGTAGGCGGCGTCGGCGGCGGGCCGAGCGGCCACGCCTTGGCGCCGCCGCCGAGGATGCCGGCGAGCTGAGCCGCGAGCTCctccacggcggcggcggcggcggcctcggGCGGGGTCTCGGCGCCGACGGCCTCGGGGTCGGCGATGCCAATGTCGGCGAGGATCTCCCGCGGCAGCCAGCGGCGGTGGAAGTCGTCCGACTCGGGCGGGAAGCAGTCCGCcatgagggagggagggagggagagggcgcgcactggcaggcaggcaggcgggcGACGGACGAGCGAGCGAGGGAAAAGAAGCGGGTGGAGAACTGGAGATGGAAAAGCGGGGGGTGGTTCTTGTAGGCGTGGCGGGGAGGAGGTGGGGGCGGCCTGTGTGGGGCCGGACGGGCTGCGGCCTGCGGGCGGAGGCCGCTGTCGTCGGGTGTCGTGGGTTTCGTGGAGGGGCAGGACGGGGATTTTCCGCCGCCTCTAGTGTAAAACCGGAGATGGGGGAGCGGTTTTCTTGTTTTTTCCGATCTGGCGCAGTGTGTGTGTGTTTCCGATCTGGCCCATGCCTGCCAGCCGCGAGGTCTTCTTGTACTTCGCTGTTCCTGCGTTCGGCATGGGTTCCATGGTGAATGAATTTTGAGCGCGGCAGCTATATTTGGGCTCTCGGAAGAGGGCTAAAACACGCGGTGCTCGTTGCGAAATGAGAGAGGTGGGTGGCTCCGTGAAGAATCTTGTTCGTAAATAGGTGTTTAGCGCGTGGATTATTGTGAGTGTCTGATTGCTCAAGGGGCCACGTAGCTAGATGAGGGTGTGCTCTAACTATAGCACAGTGTAAAAATGGCATCGGTAACATTTAGCACAACATCTACAACGTACACGTCGTCGACATTTCGAGCATCCAGCGTATATATGGGAAAAAGTGTGAATGAGAAGGAAGTTGGGAGGTGTGTGAATGAAGAGGAGATTGGTAAACAGAAATGGTTTGCCGGTTAAGGTGCTTTGAGTGTAAATGTCGAGCATGTTGGTCTTGTTGGATAGCCAGCAATATCGCACTCACTCGACTCGAGTGTTCGGGACTATTTGGTTGCCGTACCAGAACTTTGTCTAGCACAGGCAACCATCGTATACATCATTTTTCGTCTCTGTTAGACAACATCCAAGTAGTCACTTCACGCGTTACTTCCCTTTTTTCGAAAGAAATCTGGAAAGCTACAAAAACCGTTGCGGTTATTGTGTTTTTTTTTCGTGTGTGACCGATTTAACGTGTTCGTTCGCCGCGTTTACGTTTCCAAGTGTTTTGAATGGTGTTTTCGCCTTTTAGAGAATC harbors:
- the LOC100278089 gene encoding uncharacterized protein LOC100278089 (The RefSeq protein has 2 substitutions compared to this genomic sequence); the protein is MADCFPPESDDFHRRWLPREILADIGIADPEAVGAETPPEAAAAAAVEELAAQLAGILGGGAKAWPLGPPPQPPTPAAPPVAAAAVAPCYGAKVCGLQGSVVVSCGETNGGGAVSWPFVPYPPQLHWQVGSGLVNHGGVLDYPVLPPAALPCHVPPPANLRGGTGVFLPRIEAYRYAAAPPATAKGGAATKPWAGTGSRPATGKKQERQQAEQAAPAAKHPQKQRQQQQQATGAALALPQDWCYR